The DNA region ttctGTGCCTCCACACTCAATCTTTCTCTATCCACTCCTTGTATTTCATCATCTGGTACTCTTCTCACCTTTATCAATTCGTCATTTCACCCTTGGCACTCCTCCTTTACCCCCTCCCTTACCTCGAACTTCTCTGCacccctcccttacctcctcctcatcacccctCCCTTACCTTACCTCCTTCTCTGCACCCCTCCCTTACCTCCTTCTCTGCACCCCTCCCTTACCTTCTCCTCTGCACCCCTCCCTTACCTTCTCCTCTGCACCCCTTCCTTACCTTCTCCTCTGCACCCCTCCCTTACCTTCTCCTCTGCACCCCTCCCTTACCTTCTCCTCTGCACCCCTCCCTTACCTTCTCCTCTGCACCCCTCCCTTACCTTCTCCTCTGCACCCCTCCCTTACCTTCTCCCTCTGCACCCCTCCCTTACCTCCCCCTCTGCACCCCTCCCTTACCTCCCCCTTCTCTGCACCCCTCCCTTACcttctctacacccctcccttaCCTCCTTCTCTGCacccctcccttacctcctcctctacacccctcccttacctcctcctctacacccctcccttacctcctcctctacacccCTCCCTTACCTCCTTCTCTGCACCCCTCCCTTACCTCCTTCTCTGCacccctcccttacctcctcctctctgcacccCTCCCTTACCTCCTTCTCTGCACCCTCGCtaacctcctcctcctttacACCCCTCCCTTACCGTCTCCTCGTCCGCACCCCCTCCCTTACAGTCTCCTCCTCCGCACCCCTCCCTTAGTCTCCTCCTCCGCACCCCTCCCTTAGTCTCCTCCTCCGCACCCCTCCCTTCCGTCTCCTCCTCTGCACCCCTCCCTTACCGTCTCCTCCTCTGCACCCCTCCCTTCCGTCTCCTCCTCTGCACCCCTCCCTTACCGTCTCCTCCTCTGCACCCCTCCCTTAGTCTCCTCCTCTGCACCCCTCCCTTCCCGTCTCCTCCTCTgcacccctcccttcccttctcctcctctgcacccctcccttcctcctctgcacccctcccttcccgtctctcctcctctgcaccCCTCCCTTCCAGTCTCCCTCCTCTGCACCCTCCCTTCCAGTCTCCTCCTCTGCACCCCTCCCTTCCAGTCTCCTCCTCTgcacccttcccttcctctgcacccctcccttcctctctcctcctctgcacccctcccttcctctctcctcctctgcaccCTTCCCTTCCCCATCTGCACCCCTCCCTTCCAGTCTCCTCCTCtgcacccctcccttcctctctcctcctctgcacccttcccttcctctgcacccctcccttcctctctcctcctctgcaccCCTCCCTTCCTTACCTTCCTCTTCTGCACCCCTCCCTTACCTTCTCCTCCCCATCGGCACCCCTCCTTCAGCCTGTCCTTCCCTGAAGCAGTCCACAGCGGCAACAGTGACTCTTTCTAGACACTTATGGTCCCCTGGAGCCCACCctgccgtctgtctgtctgtctgtctgtctgtctgtctgtctgtctgtctgtctgtctgtctgtctgtctgtctgtctgtctgtctgtctgtctgtctgtctgtctgtctgtctgtctgtctgtctgtctgtgtgtgtgtgctcatttgCACTCCAGATGTCCTTCATTTGATCCTTCCTTCCATCTTACCTTCTGGCCCCAAAATTATAATTTCAGTATGTATCCCTATGATTAAAAAGGTAGTCAAATAATTCTTATAGCATTACTCTTATAGAATTTCCACATTGGTGAGGATATTGGACATTTTATTAAAATTTTATTGGATAACACCTTGTTTTTAACCAGGACAGAATAATTTATAACTTCCTTTTTCTGACATAATATAGGCACAGCAGATCCCCTTAATCTATTGGACACTTAAATGTGCATTTAGAGGTCATGTAATTCAATACTCATctttaaaacaaaagcaatttaggtcAAAAGAACTCATATTACCAAAGGAAATAGAGGGACAAACAGTacagatagcaataaaaactgtaccatagaggcacagaatatGTTAAGAGGAAAAACTAAaataaatggaggaacttattcaagaaagatcaagtGTAATATTTGACAAAAAATACAgtgaactggatggaatatggggaaaaatgcGCCACATTTTTTCATCTCAACCTAATTTAATGAAACTTACAAATGACGGAGTCCCCCATGATTCATCAAACAATATTTTGGAAGAGGGAGCAAAGTTGtcatgcctgctcccgctctccctctctggcactCAAGGGCGCCAGGTTGCGCacaccttcattacgcacacctgtaaccatcattacgcgcatcagcgctcattggactcacctgcaCTCCTTCACTTTGTTGATTGCCTTCCCTATTTTTGTCTGCTCCACCAtttgttccctgtgtcagcattattgtcattatgtgttcatgtccagacgctgtcctgttccatgtccgttgatattaaatgttcactccctgtacctgcttctcgtctCTACCAGCGTCGATCCTTACAAAAGTACtcgtttcagtctcctccatccaacttcttgatgcaattaaagcctttgtgtccgggaaaactccagggctggatggcataacAGTTGAGGTACACCAAACCTTTTTTGATGTACTCAGAGGACCGTTATttgcatgttttaaccactcctataaaaatggtagattatcagatacTCAACTTACTTAAACAGGATCCAAATGGTAAATATAAAATCCAGTAAAAAAATTGGAGGCCCCtaacacttcagtgttgtgatgtaAAGATTCTAGAAAAATTCATAGTGCATAGAATTATGAAGTTgagcctcccaggtggcgcagtggcctaaggcactgctagctgtgccaccagagattctaggtttgagcccaggctctgtcgcagtcgGCCGCGAACGGGAGGCtcatggggcggcacacaattggcacagcgtcgtctgggttggggagggtttgtccggcagggatatccttgtctcattgcgcactagcgactcctgtgtcaTGCCTGTTGCAGTGCACACTGACCAGGTCTCCAGGTGTaccgtgtttcctccgacacattgttgcggcttccaggttggatgtgcattgtgtcaagaagcagtgtggcttggttgggttgtttttcggaggacacatggctctcgaccttcgcctctcccgagtccgtacgggaattgcagcgatgagacaagacagtaactaccaattggggagaaaaaaggggtaaaataaataaataaaataatgatgAAGTTGTTGGATGTTATTCTTATTATGAAGTTGTTGGTATTCATAACCGATTTTGAAAAGTATTGATAAAGTATGCCTGGAATATTTACATTTTGTTAAATCTCTTATACACTGGGTTCAAGTTATGTATAGTAAgtctaggtgtaaaatagtaaataatggctacttttcagaaagtattaaactgtcaagagtaaaacaaggttgtacACTattggcatatctatttattatggccatagAAATGTTATCTATTCAAATCtgatccaacaataatatcaagggCTTAGAAATCCAGGGTTTAAAAAGCCGCCCCCTGTACCCGGACTTTGAACTACTCCCCTCTGGGCGCAGGTATAGGGCACCCGTCAGCAGGAAAAACACAACTAGACAAtaatttgtgccaggtgtgatatccctcctcAATAGCTTGGGCTAATGTTCCTAtggactcagtaaggccagcaggccagTGTTCCTAttgactcagtaaggccagcaggctagtgtTCCTAttgactcagtaaggccagcaggccagTGTTCCTAttgactcagtaaggccagcaggccagTGTTCCTAttgactcagtaaggccagcaggccagTGTTCCTAttgactcagtaaggccagcaggccagTGTTCCTAttgactcagtaaggccagcaggctagtgtTCCTAttgactcagtaaggccagcaggccagTGTTCCTAttgactcagtaaggccagcaggctagtctttttcccaaaaatgttttattggtatgtaacggttatgaaagttgtattgtcaattttgTTTAGTATTTAAACACCACTTTAAACATGCACATGACATTGCAACAAATTTTCCCGATTTGGGCCAATAAAGTCAGTAAGTATTGTACGATGATGATTCATGTTCATTTAAATTCACTATTTGGATCCCTCCACATCCTCATAGATGATCTAGATCAGTGGTAACAAGTGTTTTCTGGGTCAAGATCACTTTCGCAGTCAAAAGGCAAGCTGAGATCTACTGCTCAGATTATTATTTTACATTAACCCACACAAACAGTTGTAGGAATGATGTTTGGGCAGTAGGCCTTAGACATATCACAGAATACTGGCTGTATGATTGGCCTGCCAATATTGTTAAtcagaccatattatatttcaaaactcgagctttgataacaaaatagatcCGTTGGTTTAGCACTTGTGAGGCACTGTGGAGCATGAATTGAAATAATTcgcttttttttattttactggactgatggtacctgcatctgACCGTCAACGAGGTCAAATCACAACGTGGGTGATCTTCAGGTCGAAAAGTTGGAGCTCTTGAAAGATGCCGAGTTTCTGACGTGGAATTCCGAGTtcgatgaccgttcaaaacgatccttcctttcctccggtgagactgaccagagagaagggacaccgtcttccaccaAATGGCGAAACCCGAGTCGCACCgcatctgcctcatgcacaaattcatgtttttcctatgaccagagaaagttaaATATTCCTTAATATTAAAATCGTCACGACGAGCTGCTAATAATAAAATGCAGGGCTATCGATACTTGGCcactcattcattgcagctgcagccCGAGCGGAAGTACGGAGAAGCACGTTTTGTAACAGTGTTGAATataaacttaaacatgaactcactcaaaAACTGCagatctttgctgtattcgttgacaggtCTCTCTATGGTCATGGTTTTAAAGGTTATTAAATCTTACGTAGGTTAGTAGCCTTTAAACTTGACTGTGGCCAGGGTCATGGAAGCTCTGTAGCCAcggtgatttgagctatccgattggGCAGCGCAGTAGATGCACTTGATTTAGTCACAGATTTGCCGGTCCGCCGGGTAGGCGGAGTTTGTCTCATGGGAACATTTCGCTTTCCCGGTGCGCAGGGCTTTTGAAACAAGTGATGAATTGCAATATTTACCTGGAGCCAACTCTGCAAATAGCTGCTGTGTGATTTAAAAGTCATAGTCAGTCGATCAATATAGTAATTCTCTCAGCAAAAATGTGTATCTTTAATTTActatctgtagaaactatgagattagaaaggttcagaacttttgtgaaacagccTGTGGCAAATAAAACTATGGTTTTccgagatagatggagggatagctgaaggatgggactaaaaacGAACAAAAGacaactattgtaaaatatactgtgtctgtaaaatgcatatacagtgccttccgaaagttcagaccccttcacttttccacattttgttacataccagctttattctaaaattgatcaaattgcTTGATACCCCATTAtcacaaagcaaaagcaggtttttagacatttttgttaatgtatgattattattattatttttaaatcacacaagtattcagaccctttactcagtactttgttgaaacacctttggcagtgattacagcatcaagtcttctatggtatgactctacaagcttggtacacctgtatgtggggagtttctcccattcttctctgcagatcctctcaagctctgtcaggttggatggggagagttgctgcacagctattttcaggactctccagagatgttcgatcgggttcaagtccggggtctagctgggccactcaaggacattcagagaccactcctgcactgtcttggctgtgtgcttagggtcgttgtcctgttggaaggtgaaccttcgccccagtctgagatcctatgtgctctggagtaggttttcatcaaggatcactctgtactttgctctgttcctctttgcctcgatcctgactagtctcccagtccctgcagttgaaaaacatccccacagcatgttgctgcaaccaccatgcttcaccgtagggatggtgccaggtttcctccagacgtggcgcatggcatttaggccaaagattCTTGTTCCTTATGttctgagagtctttaagtgcatgttggaaaactccaagcgggctgtcatgtgtattttactgaggagtggcttccatcccggccactctaccataaaggcctaattggtggagtgctgcagagatggttatccttctggaaggttctcccatctccacagagggactatagagctctgtcagattgaccatcaggttcttggtcacctccctgaccaaggtccttctcccccgattgctcagtttggccaggcgccaactctaggaagagatGGCGGTTCTAAATAtcttccatgtaagaatgatggaggccactgtgttcttggggaccttcaatgctgcagacattttttggtattcttccccagatctgtgcttcgacacaatcctgtctcggcgctcaaCGGACAATACCTTCGACCTCAGGGCTTGGTTTTggctctgacatgaactgtcaactgtgtgcctttccaaatcatgcccaatcaattgaatttaccacaggtggactccaatgaagttgtagaaacatctcaaggatgatcaatgcaaacaggatgcacctgagctctgagctcaatttcaagctGTTTTTTGCTTTTAATACATTTGGAAAATGTTCTAAAAATCtaatttgtcattatgaggtattgtgtgtagattgctgaggattttttttattgaatccattttagaataaggctataacaaaacacaatttggaaaaacaccagtctcaacgtcaacagcgaagaggcgactccgggatgctggccttctaggcagagctcctctgtccagtgtctgtgttcttttgcccatcttaatcttctattttcattggccagtctgagatatggctttttctttgcaactctgcctagaaggccagcaacatggagtcacctcttcattgttgacgttaagactggtgttttgcggctactatttaatgaagctgccagttgaagacttgtgaggtgtctgtttctcaaactagacactctaatgtacttgtcctttcgCTCAGTTATGCATTggggtctcccactcctctttctattctggttagagccagtttgcgctgttctgtgaagggagtagtacacagcattgtacgagatattcagtctcttggcaatttctcacatggaatagccttcatttctcagaacaagaatagactgacgagtttcagaagaaagttatttgtttctggccattttgagcctgtaatcaaaccctcaaatgctgatgcttcagatacttaactagtctaaagaaggccagttgtattgcttctttaaacagaacaacagatttcagctgtgctaacataattgcaaaagggttttctaatgaacaattagccttttaaaatgataaacttggattagctaccacaacgtgccattggaacacaggagtgatggttgctgataatgggcctctgtacacctatgtagatttTCCATAATACAATtatccgtttccagctacaatagacatttacaacattaacaatgtctacactgtatttctgatcaatctgatgttattttaatggacaaaaaaatgtgattttctttcaaaaacaaggacatttctaagtgacccaaaactttttaacggtagtgtatatatttacaaaaaatatatatgggggattggaaattatgcagacaattccattgatggaagccacaatctgtctgcaatattaaagctgatctaacccccccccccagcctctGAGCAGCAGGGAGACGCAGGAGAGAAAACATCTTCTCTGGGTTAAATTGCCATCATCTGCATGGTAATTAGAATGTAAGCTAACGAGCAAAGACTCTCGGTCAGCTCCGAGACGAAAGGTGGCGAGACATgaagggtgaggaggggtgaggagagatcTCACTTCGACTTGGCCTGATGGAACTGTACTGAACAAGCAGTTCTAGAGCTCACCCATAGAGCTAGCATCTAACCCCATTTCTAAAGGCTAACTGTTAAGAGACGCTAATCTTAGATGACATCTTACTTACACAATCACTTATTACTTTGATGTCACTAAAGTAAGAAATAAGAAATTACATGGTAATGGTAACTGGCAACTCTTATCCAGGTTTCCCCAACTGGCAAGCCTGTGCGAATTTGGCCAATTTTCTGAGTTAAAAAAAGTATGTTTATTTAAATTAAATGTGTATTATTTATAATTTTTGTTGTTGGACATATAATACTGTACAAACActaggaaatcagctccaagtgattttaatttcagaaatctcttccaagtATTCCCAAGCAGAGgcatgtgatcgtatacaaatgtaagcaaggtttgaaattatgttttagtcaaatattaatTCTGTTAGGGCTTCTTGCAGTTAATTTGCAAATGATTTATTATTATGTTCCGAACCCAcgaccatccactcaagaaaaaaaaacattgcccATGGCTGAATTTATTTGACGATCCCTGTTCTAGTCTATTTTAAACACAGACGGAGGAGTCAAAAAAACTCTTGTTTCTCTTCCATTAGGGCTACCTGTCATCCCCATTACCTTTTCCTGATATGAAGAGACTGGATGGGCAGACGTGCTATGGTATGAGCATATTTGCTAGCAAAACCAAGGACTGCTAGTGTGAATTCCTCAGGGTCCTGTTAgattcagcctctcctctcctcaatgaGACACACATAATGGGCACTAACCAGATCGTTTCCATCTGTTCTGTCCTCTTAGAAAACTGTTGGAGTAGAAAAGGATGATTTGCCACGGTAGAGTGTTGGTTACCACAGCTTCAGTATTTCTCTCATAGACCTACAATACAGTAAATGCCAGAAAAGTATTCTCTGGTGAGCATGTTTGGTAGGCCAAGTGATAGTCCATTAAGACTGAAGTGAGAGGGCCGTCCAGAGGATCCATCCTCTTTATCTAGGCAGAGATTTTGATGGGTGGAACCAATAAAGGACTCTTGGGATGATGTGTCAGATCTCACTACATCTCTGCATGACaatgtagacacacacatacacacactcatcaaCTGTCAGATAGAATCTACTATAAGACATGTTCTCTCAGGTCAGCCCGCTGCTCCGCACAcgccactggcttccagtcgaagctcgcatcccctacaagaccatggtgctcaCCTACAGActagcaagaggaactgcccctccctaccttcaggctgtgCTCAAACCCTACAACCCAACAGAAGCACTTCTGCCACCTCAGGTTTCTTGGCCCTCCCGCCCCTACCGGGgagcagctcccgctcagcccagtccaagctcttctctgtcctggcaccccaatggtggaaccagcttccccatgaagctaggacagcagagtccctgcccatctttcGAAAACAtttgaaaccctacctcttcaaacatTATCTTAAATAATCATCCCCCTCACCTCGACCCCGCCCCccccaattaaaaaaaaaaaaatatatatatatatataaatatatatatatccagcACTTGACGTCCCCCcttctagctctgactctactcaTAGCTACGTTATTGAGAAGCCTCAGACCTACTTCTAAGATGTCCTTCAATGAACCAAACTcaagtgtgtgtgcacgcgcttGCTTGCATGAGTGTGACGATCTGCGTGTGGACCAGGGGCCACAGCAACTGCAAATGCAAACAGCCTTGGGGTAAAAGCCCACAGTATCCTACTGGATAGAATGTATTAATATATAAATAATTGCAGCTGTCTTTTTAAAGTTCACTTGTTTTTCTGTAATAATTCAGttggcgtgcacacacacacacacacacacacacacacacacacacacacacacacacacacacacacacacacacacacacacacacacacacacgtgtttttGAGATAACATTAAATCAAAAGCCAGCTTCAGAATGACGTCACTCCAGCTGAATGTAAACTCCATGGGGTCTGGCTCCCTGCAGGGATTCAGCTCTGCCTCCGTGTAAAGCAgagtttcccaaccctggtcctccactacccccaacagtacacatttctattgtaaccctggacaagcacacctgattatACTTGTCAACTAAGCCCAAGATTTTGTCATCAAGCCCAAGATGAATTGAATGAGATGTGTTTGTCAAAGGGCAACAGCAAAAGGGTgtactgttggagttggaaaacACTGGTGTAGAGCATACTGtcatcctgagtggcgcagtggtctaaggcactgcacctcagtgctagaggcgtcactacagaccctggttcggtcccgggctgtatcacaactggccgtgatcgggaatcccatagggcggcgcacaattggcccagtgtcgtccgggttagggcaaggtttggccagtgtaggccgtcattgtaaaataagaatttgttcttaactgacttacctagtttaaTCAAAAAAATTAAAATGCCTCAGCGTGATAACACTGGTGTAGAGGATCCTGTCATTACCTCAGCGTGATAACACTGGTGTAGAGGATCCTGTCATTACCTCAGCGTGATAACACTGGTGTAGAGGATCCTGTCATTACCTCAGCGTGATAACACTAGTGTAGAGGATCCTGTCGTTA from Oncorhynchus gorbuscha isolate QuinsamMale2020 ecotype Even-year unplaced genomic scaffold, OgorEven_v1.0 Un_scaffold_2537, whole genome shotgun sequence includes:
- the LOC124026056 gene encoding phospholipid phosphatase-related protein type 5-like — encoded protein: MFYFQLVIMAGTVLLAYYFEYTDTFPVHIQGFFCYDKTFSKPYPGPDDTSKIPPLLVYSLVTGIPCFTLLSCLIAAIPVRTRERRRSRAMCPPKNNPTKPHCFLTQCTSNLEAATMCRRKHGTPGDLVSVHCNRHDTGVASAQ